Proteins encoded by one window of Polaribacter haliotis:
- a CDS encoding CPXCG motif-containing cysteine-rich protein: MEQEHFFQCPYCWEEISMILDASVQNQTYIEDCEVCCNPIEISPTFEAGELIGFRSESIEQ, from the coding sequence GTGGAGCAGGAACATTTTTTTCAATGTCCCTATTGTTGGGAAGAGATTTCTATGATTTTAGATGCGAGTGTTCAAAATCAAACCTATATCGAAGATTGCGAAGTTTGTTGCAATCCCATAGAAATATCACCAACATTTGAAGCTGGAGAATTAATTGGTTTTCGATCTGAATCTATTGAGCAGTAA